In the Corallococcus soli genome, GATCATCGCCTGATCGGCTTCACGCCGACCAGCTTCCACGGGCACTGAGTTGCCGAGGGGAGGGCTGCTTTTGTAGCCTTCCCCTCTCGCATCTGGTGAAATGAGCCATGCCGAAGGGTAACCGTTCCATCATCTCGCTCGAATGCACCACGTGCAAAGAGCGGAACTACACGACCACGAAGAACAAGCGGAAGAGCCAGGACAAGCTCGAACTGAGCAAGTTCTGTCCTCGGTGCCGCAAGCATACGGACCACAAGGAAGGCAAGGTCTAGGTCGCGGGTTCCATGAAGGTTTAGGCCAGTAGCTCCAACGGTAGAGCAGCGGTCTCCAAATCCGCGTGTTGGGGGTTCGAATCCCTCCTGGCCTGCCAGCTTCAGTACAGGGACCCCCGGTACCGAGCGGTGCCGGGGGTCCCTGCCTTTTCGCAGTCCAGCTTCCGCAGTCCCTCGTGAGGCACCATGGCGACGGCAACTGAGGCCAGCCAGCAGGCTAACCGCTCGGGCATCGACCCCAAGCGGCTCGTGGTCATCTTCTATCTCGTCGCCGGCATCGTCCTGGCCCTCTTCCTGGAGCATGTCTTCGGGTTGCTCTGGAGCCGGTTCGGTTGGAGCGACGTCGAACTCTTCGAAGGCCTGGGCTGGCGTGTATCTACCCTGGTGGGCTACGGCGTGGCCCTCGGGTTGGTGCTGGCAGCCTACTTCCACCCCCGCACACACGCCCTGTCCATCGACGTGGCGTCCGAGCTGATGAAGGTCACCTGGCCCACCTGGTCGGAGACCCGGGCTTCGACCATGGCCGTGGTCGTCGCTTCGCTCGTGGCGGCGGTGCTCCTCTTCTGCATCGACACCGTCGCCTACAACTTGATGGTGGAGTGGCTGCCTGCCCTGTGGGGGAAGCTGTAATGGCGAAGAAATGGTTCACGGTCCAGACCTACTCGAACTACGAGAACCAGGCGAAGAAGAACCTGGAGGAGCAGGTGCGCCTCAAGGGCCTTCAGGACCAGGACTTGATCGGTGAGATCCTCATCCCCATGGAGCAGGTCGTGGAGATGGTGAACGGCGAGAAGAAGACCACCCGCCGCAAGCTCTTCCCGGGCTACATCTTCGTCCAGATGGAGCTCAGCGACACCACCCTGCACCTGGTGAAGAACACCTCCAAGGTGACCGGCTTCCCGGGCGTGGGGCAGAACGAGCAGCCCCGGCCCATGTCGGACGCGGAGGTCGCCCGGCTCACTGCTCAGGTGACCGAGGGCGCCCACAAGACCAAGCCCAAGGTCCAGTTCGAGACGAGCGACACCGTGCGCGTCATCGACGGTCCGTTCGCGAACTTCAACGGCACGGTGGAAGAGGTCAACCCGGAGAAGGGCCGCGTCCGCGTGCTCGTCAGCATCTTCGGTCGCGCGACGCCCGTGGAACTCGATTTCATGCAGGTGGAGAAGACCACCGGCTAATCAGGCTTCCGCGTCCGGATGACGGGCGCGGATCAACGGGTGGGAGGGTCGTCCCGTCTGGCGACCCGCTGGAACCACCCCATCGAAAGGCAGCAGTCCGCCGATGAAGAAGATCACAGGTCAGGTCAAGTTGCAGATCCCCGCCGGCAAGGCGAATCCCGCCCCGCCGATTGGTCCCGCCCTCGGTCAGCAGGGCGTGAACATCATGGAGTTCTGCAAGCAGTTCAACGCCAAGACGCAGGCAGAGGCGAAGGAAGGTCTCATCATCCCGGTGATCATCACCGTGTATGCGGACCGCTCCTTCACCTTCATCATGAAGACGCCTCCCGCCGCCATCCTCATCAAGAAGGCCGCGGGTCTCCACACGGAGAAGAAGAAGGGTTCGGGCGCGAAGAAGCCGGGCAAGGAGAAGGTGGGGCAGATCACCCGGAAGCAGCTCGAGGAGATCGCCAACAAGAAGATCCAGGACACCACCGCCGCGTCCCTCGAAGCCTGCATGAACACCATTGCTGGCACCGCGCGCTCCATGGGCATCGAAGTCGTCGGCTAGCCCGCCCCCATCTTTCAAGGATTCCTGCCATGGCTACCAATGGAAAGAAGTTCCGCGCGTCCTCCGAGCTGGTGGACCGCAACAAGCGCTATCCCGTCGCCGAGGGCTTCGCGCTGCTGAAGAAGACGGTCGAGTCGCGTGCGACGAAGTACGACCAGACGGTGGATGTCGCCATCAACCTGGGCGTGGACCCGAAGCACGCGGACCAGATGGTCCGTGGCGCCGTGGTGCTCCCGCACGGCACCGGCGCCACCGTGCGCGTGGCCGTGTTCGCCAAGGGCGAGCGCGCCACCGAGGCGGCCAACGCCGGCGCCGACATCGTGGGCGCGGAGGACCTCCAGAAGCGCATTGAGGAGGGCTTCCTCGACTTCGACACCGTCATCGCGACGCCGGACATGATGGGCGTGGTCGGTCGCCTCGGTAAGGTGCTCGGTCCCCGCGGCCTCATGCCCAACCCGAAGGTCGGCACGGTCACGATGGACGTGGCCAAGGCCATCCGTGACTCCAAGGGCGGTAAGGTCGACTTCCGCGCGGAGAAGGCGGGCATCGTCCACGCGAAGATGGGCAAGGCCTCCTTCGAAACGGCCAAGCTGGAGGCGAACTTCAACGCGCTGGTGGACCTGGTGATGAAGCTCAAGCCGGCCACCGCGAAGGGCGTCTACCTGCAGGGCATCGCCATCTCGACGACGATGGGGCCGGGCATCAAGCTCGACACCACCGAAATCCTGGCGCGTCACCGCTAATTTGCGGGGCGAAGCGGGCCGGAAAAGGTGCGTTCCCTGATGGGGAGCGCCCGTCCTGTCGCCTGCTGGACGCTGGTCGCATAGAAAGTGCTGGATCTTTGCGAAAGCCGGGGGTATAGGCCCCCGGCTTTTGCAATTGGAGCGCCATGTCGAGAGACACGGTGTTCCGACCTGGTTCATGACAGCAGGGACCTGGAAGGGAAGAAGACGCGTCCGTTGGGAACCGGGCAACCGGTCGGACCGTTGATTCCACTCCTGGTTCAAACGGCCGCAAGGTCAGCCCTGCCGAGACTGGAGGTGCGGTGTGGTGCCTCTCGGAGGCTCCTCCCTCGCTCTGCCACTTTGGCCCAGGCATCACGCCCGACCGTCAGGCCGGGCCATAAAGGAGGTGAGTCAAGGTGCTGAAGAGCGAGAAGGAAGTGATGATCAAGGAACTCAACGAGAAGTTCGCCCGGACCAAGTCCGCGGTGGTCGCCGAGTTCTCCAAGGTGGATGTGGAGACGGTGACCAAGCTTCGTCGCAAGTTCCGCGAGGGCAAGGTCGAATACAAGGTCATCAAGAACACGCTGGCGCGCCGTGCTGCTGAAGGCACGCCGTTGTCCGTGATTTCGGATGACTTCACGGGGCCGGTGGCCCTGTGCATCAGCTACGACGACGTGGTGGCTCCTGCCAAGATCCTGATGGATTTCATCAAGGACATGGAGACCATCAAGGTCCGCAGCGCCGTGGTGGACGGCCGCAAGGTCGACGTCAACGGCGTGAAGGCGCTGGCGAAGTTGCCGGGCCTCAACGAGCTCCGAGGGCAGCTGCTCGGAATGCTCAACCAGCCTGCTGGCAAGCTGGTTCGGACCATCGCGGCCCCCGGGTCGCAGCTCGCGCGGGTCATCCAGGCCAACGCGGACAAGTCGAAGCCCGAGTAATCGTCCCGAGAAGTTTTTCTACCGACACCCCCACGGCTGGGCTGACCCACTGGGTCGCCGGCCGTTAGTCAACACCAGAAGGACACAGTTCCATGGCTGACCTGAACAAGATTGCCGAAGACCTCTCCTCCCTGACCATCCTGGAGGCCGCTGAGCTCGTGAAGGCCCTCGAGACCAAGTGGGGCGTTTCCGCCGCGGCCGTTGCCGTTGCCGCGGGTCCCGCCGTCGCCGCCGCTCCTGTCGAGGAGAAGACGGAGTTCAACGTCGTTCTCGCGAACGCGGGCGCGAACAAGATCAACGTCATCAAGGAGATCCGCGCCATCACCGGCCTGGGCCTGAAGGAGGCCAAGGACCTGGTCGAGGGCGCGCCCAAGACGGTCAAGGAAGGCGTCAACAAGGACGACGCCAAGAAGATCAAGGACCAGCTCACCGCGGCTGGCGCCACCGTCGAAGTGAAGTAGTTCTGACAGGGGCTGTCCTGTTCTTCCGGGAAATCCCGGGCAGCCTCCTGACCGGATGAGCAGGCCGGCGTCCCCTTTGCTGGGGCGCCGGCTTTGCCCATTTGACATTTGCCAAATTTCCCGGCGCCGCCGCGCGTTACTGAAGTTTGCCCCGCCCGAGCAGCCGTCTCCGGAGACCGAATGCCGACGCAGATCCAGAACAATTTCCGCGTGCGGAAGACCTTCGCCAAAATCGCGAAGATCATCGACATTCCCAATCTCATCAACATCCAGAAGCAGTCCTACGAAAAGTTCCTCCAGGCCGACATTGCCCCGGAGAAGCGCGAGGACCTTGGCCTTCAGGGTGTCTTCAAGTCCGTCTTCCCGATCCGGGACTTCAACGAGACCTCCTCGCTGGAGTTTGTCAGCTATCACCTGGAAAAGCCGAAGTACGACGTCGATGAGTGCCACCAGCGTGGAATGACCTACTCGGCGCCCATCAAGGTCGTCGTGCGCCTGGTCGTTTGGGACAAGGACGAGGAGACCGGCGCCCAGTCGATCCGCGATGTGAAGGAGCAGGAAGTCTATTTCGGCGAAATCCCGCTGATGACCCAGAACGGTACGTTCATCATCAACGGCACCGAGCGCGTCGTCGTGAGCCAGCTGCACCGCAGCCCGGGTGCGTTCTTCGACCACGACAAGGGCAAGAGCCACTCGTCGGGCAAGCTGCTCTACAACGCCCGCATCATCCCGTACCGCGGCTCGTGGATCGACTTCGAGTTCGACCACAAGGACCTGCTGTACGTGCGCATCGACCGGCGCCGCAAGCTGCCGGCCACCGTGCTCATCCGCGCCCTGGGCGCCGTCGGTGACACGGCGAAGAAGAACCCGCTCGACTTCAAGGGCTCCACCGAGGAGATCCTCAACTACTACTACGCCACCGAGACGATCTACCTGCAGAGCGCCGCCGACTTCGAGAAGAGCGTCGAGCTGGAGCTGCTGCCGGGTCAGCGCGCCACGCGCGACATCAAGACCAAGTCCGGTGACCTGATCGTCAAGAAGAACCGCAAGTTCACGCGCGCCGCCATCAAGAAGCTCGAAGCGGCGAAGATGACCAAGCTGCCCATCGACGCGGACGAGCTCTTCACCAAGGTGTCCGCCTACGACGTGGTGGACGAGAACACCGGTGAGGTCATCCTCGAGTGCAACGAGGAGGTCTCCCAGGAGAAGGTGGACGAGCTCCTCAAGCGCGACATCAAGGAGTTCAAGGTCCTCTTCATCGACAACCTCAACGTGGGTCCGTACCTGCGTGAGACGTTGATGCTGGACAAGATCGAGTCGCCCGAGCAGGCCATCATGGAGATCTACCGGCGCCTGCGCCCGGGTGATCCCCCGACGCCGGAGACGGCGACGAACCTGTTCAGCAACCTGTTCTTCAACCCGGAGCGCTACGACCTGTCCAAGGTCGGCCGCCTCAAGCTGAACTTCAAGTTCAGCCTCGAGGAGCCCCTGGACGGCCAGATCCTCACCAAGCGCGACATCCTGGAGGTCATCCGCTACCTGATCGACCTCAAGAACGGCAAGGGGACGATCGACGACATCGACCACCTGGGCAACCGGCGCGTGCGCGCGGTGGGTGAGCTGCTGGAGAACCAGTACCGCATCGGTCTGGTTCGCATGGAGCGGGCGATCAAGGAGCGCATGAGCCTCCAGGAGATCGAGACGCTCATGCCGCACGATCTCATCAACGCCAAGCCCGTGACGGCGGTCATCAAGGAGTTCTTCGGCTCCAGCCAGCTGTCGCAGTTCATGGACCAGACGAACCCGCTCTCGGAAGTCACGCACAAGCGCCGTCTGTCCGCGCTCGGGCCTGGCGGTCTGACGCGTGAGCGGGCGGGCTTCGAAGTGCGCGACGTGCACCCGACGCACTACGGCCGCATCTGCCCCATCGAGACGCCGGAAGGCCCGAACATCGGCCTCATCGCGTCGCTGTCGACCTATGCGCGCGTCAACGAGTTCGGCTTCGTGGAGACGCCGTACCGCAAGGTGGACGCAGGCAGCGTGACGGCGGACGTGGCCTTCTACTCGGCGCTCGAGGAGGAGAAGCACACCATCGCCCAGGCGAACGCGGAGACGGACAAGAAGGGCAAGTTCGTCAACGCGCTGGTGCAGAGCCGCCGCAGCGGCGAGTTCGTCCAGGTCAAGGCCGAGGACGTGGATCTGATGGACGTGTCCCCGAACCAGCTGGTGTCGGTGGCCGCCTCCCTCATCCCGTTCCTGGAGAACGACGACGCGAACCGCGCGCTCATGGGCTCCAACATGCAGCGCCAGGCCGTGCCGCTGCTGCGCACGGCGGCGCCGCTCGTGGGCACGGGCATCGAGGCCATCGTGGCCCGCGACTCGGGCGTCACCTGCGTGGCGCGCCGCGACGGCATCGTGGAGTCGGTGGACGCCAGCCGCATCGTGGTGAAGGCGGACTCCAACGCGGCCCTGAGCGACGTGTCCAGCGAGGTGGACATCTACAACCTGCTCAAGTACCAGCGCTCCAACCAGAACACGTGCCTCAACCAGAAGCCCATCATCCGCAAGGGTGACCGGGTGAAGAAGGGCGACGTGATCGCGGACGGACCGGCCACCGAGACCGGTGAGCTGGCGCTGGGGCAGAACATCGTCGTCGCGTTCATGCCGTGGCAGGGCTACAACTTCGAAGACTCCATCCTGCTGAGCGAGCGCATCCTCAAGGAGGACGTCTTCACGTCCATCCACATCGAGGAGTTCGAGTGCATCGCGCGTGACACCAAGCTGGGCAAGGAGGAGATCACCCGCGACATCCCGAACGTGGGTGAGGAAGCCCTCAAGGACCTGGACGAGAGCGGCATCATCCGCATCGGCGCGGAGGTGAAGCCCGGCGACGTGCTGGTGGGCAAGATCACTCCGAAGGGCGAGACCCAGCTCTCCCCCGAAGAGAAGCTGCTGCGCGCCATCTTCGGTGAGAAGGCCGGCGACGTGCGCGACAGCTCCCTGCGCGTGCCCCCGGGCGTCGTGGGCACCGTCATCAACGCCAAGGTGTTCAGCCGCAAGGGCGTGGAGAAGGACGAGCGCGCCAAGCAGATCGAGTCCATGGAGGAGGCGAAGCTCCTCAAGGACCAGAACGACGAGATCAAGGTCCTCCAGGACTCCGCCTACAGCCGCCTCCGCGGCCTGGTTCGCGGCAAGGAGGTCCAGGGCAAGCTCGTGGACGACAAGGGGAAGATCCTCCTGAAGAAGGGGGACATCCTCAACGACGAGCTGCTGACCACGGTGCCCTACAAGTACTGGGGCGAGATCTCCGTCGGTGAGCCGCTGGACGCGCGCCTGCGCGACATCCTGCGCAGCCTGGAAGACACGAAGGAGGCCGTGAAGCTGGCCTTCGGCGAGAAGATCGCCCGCATCAAGAAGGGCGACGAGCTTCCTCCGGGCGTCATCAAGATGGTGAAGGTGTACGTCGCCATCAAGCGCAAGCTGGCGGTGGGCGACAAGATGGCCGGTCGCCACGGCAACAAGGGCGTCGTGTCCCGCGTCCTCCCCGAGGAGGACATGCCGTACCTGGAGGACGGGCGTCCGGTGGACATCGTCCTCAACCCGCTCGGCGTCCCCAGCCGCATGAACATCGGGCAGATCCTCGAGGTCCACCTGGGCTGGGCCGCGAAGGGCGTCGGCGAGCAGCTGCAGCGCTACCTCGACGAGAACTTCAGCGGTGAGCAGCTCAAGAAGCAGCTGAAGACCGTCTACGACGACAAGGCCTTCGGCGACTTCGTGGACGGCCTGTCCGACCAGGAGGTCCAGGACCTCTGCCGCCGCCTGAAGAAGGGCATCCACGTGGCGACGCCGGTGTTCGACGGCGCCCGCGAGACGGAGCTGCACGCCCTCTTCGACGAGGGCCGCCTGCCCCGCTCGGGCCAGATGGTGCTCTTCGACGGCCGCACGGGTGAGCCGTTCGACCAGAACGTCACCGTGGGCGTGATGTACATGCTCAAGCTGCACCACCTGGTGGACGAGAAGATCCACGCCCGTTCCATCGGGCCCTACTCGCTCGTCACGCAGCAGCCCCTGGGCGGCAAGGCCCAGTTCGGCGGTCAGCGTCTGGGAGAGATGGAAGTCTGGGCGATGGAGGCCTACGGCGCGGCGTACACGCTGCAGGAGTTCCTCACCGTCAAGTCGGACGACGTGGTGGGCCGCACGCGCATGTACGAGGCGATCGTCAAGGGCGACAACGTTCTGGAGAGCGGCCTGCCCGAGTCGTTCAACGTGCTCCTCAAGGAGCTCCAGTCGCTGGCCCTGGACGTGGAGTTGCTGGAGAGCGCGCCCCCGGAGCGCCAGCGCAGCTTCGGCGGCGACTTCCTGGGTGGTGGCGACGGCGAGGACCGGAAGTCCGGGACCGAAGCCTAGGCCTTTTTAGCAGCCGGTGCGCCCGCCTGACCGGTCGGTATCGCTTCCTCGTGGAGGGAGCGGCCGACCGGGTGCAGGGCGGGGGCCCGAAACGTTTGGCGCCTTGAGCGCTCATAAGTTTTCGGAGGCAACGTGAAGGACATTTTCAACTTCTTCGAGAAGCCGAAGGACCCGCTGTCGTTCAACGCCATCCGCATCGCGCTGGCGTCGCCCGACAAGATTCGGCAGTGGTCGCACGGCGAGGTGAAGAAGCCGGAGACCATCAACTACCGCACGTTCAAGCCGGAGCGGGACGGCCTGTTCTGCGCGCGCATCTTCGGGCCGGTGAAGGACTACGAGTGCAACTGCGGCAAGTACAAGCGCATGAAGCACCGCGGCGTCGTGTGTGAGAAGTGCGGCGTGGAGGTCATCCAGTCCAAGGTGCGCCGTGAGCGCCTGGGACACATCACGCTCGCCACGCCCGTGGCCCACATCTGGTTCCTCAAGTCGCTGCCCAGCCGCATCGGCAACCTGCTCGACATCACCCTCAAGGAGATGGAGAAGGTGCTGTACTGCGAGAGCTACATGGTCATCGACCCGAAGGCGACGCCGCTGCAGCGTGGCGAGCTCGTCTCCGAGGAGAAGATGCACCGGCTCTTCCAGGAGCACGGCGAGGACTCGTTCACCGCGGGCATGGGCGGCGAGGCCGTCCGTGAGATGCTCAAGTCCCTGGACGTGGAGAAGCTGTCCGAGGAACTGCGCAAGGACATGCGCGAGACCACCAGCGAGGCGAAGCGGAAGAAGTACGCCAAGCGCCTGAAGGTGGCCGAGGCGTTCCGCGTCTCCGGCAACAAGCCCGAGTGGATGATGCTGGACGTCATCCCCGTCATCCCGCCCGACCTGCGTCCCCTGGTTCCCCTGGACGGTGGCCGCTTCGCGACCTCCGACCTGAACGACCTGTACCGCCGCGTCATCAACCGGAACAACCGCCTCAAGCGGCTCCAGGAGCTGAACGCGCCGGACATCATCATCCGCAACGAGAAGCGGATGCTCCAGGAGGCCGTGGACGCGCTGTTCGACAACGGCCGCCGCGGCAAGACCATCACCGGCCCGAACAAGCGGCCGCTGAAGTCGCTGTCCGACATGCTCAAGGGCAAGCAGGGCCGGTTCCGTCAGAACCTGCTCGGCAAGCGCGTGGACTACTCGGGCCGCTCCGTCATCGTCGTGGGTCCCGAGCTGCGCCTGCACCAGTGCGGCCTGCCGAAGATCATGGCGCTCGAGCTCTTCAAGCCGTTCATCTACAACAAGCTCGAAGAGAAGGGCTACGTCACCACCATCAAGTCGGCGAAGAAGATGGTGGAGAAGGAGCGTCCGGAGGTCTGGGACATCCTTGAGGACGTGATCCGCGAGCACCCGGTGCTCCTCAACCGCGCCCCCACGCTGCACCGCCTGGGCATGCAGGCCTTCGAGCCCGTCCTCATCGAGGGCAAGGCCATCCAGCTGCACCCGCTGGTCTGCGCCGCGTTCAACGCCGACTTCGACGGCGACCAGATGGCCGTGCACGTGCCGCTCTCCATCGAAGCGCAGATGGAAGCGCGCGTCCTGATGATGTCGACGAACAACATCCTCAGCCCCGCGAACGGCAAGCCCATCATCGTCCCGACGCAGGACATGGTGCTCGGCATCTACTACATGACCCGCGCCCGCGAGTTCGCCAACGGCGAAGGCCGCGTGTTCGCGTCGCCGGAGGAGGTGCGCGCCGCGTACGACCACGGCGAGGTGCACCTGCAGGCCAAGGTGGTGTGCCGCATCGACGCCAAGCGCAAGGAGACCACGGTGGGCCGCGTGCTGCTGTGGGAAGTGGTTCCGCGCCGCGTGGGCTTCGACGCCATCAACAAGGTGCTCGACAAGAAGTCGCTCGGTAACCTCATCGACCTCTGCTACCGCCTCACGGGCGAGAAGGAGACGGTGCTGCTGGCCGATCGCATCCGCAGCCTGGGTTACTTCCACGCGACCCGCGCCGGCATCTCCATCGCGCTCAAGGACATGATCATCCCTGCGAAGAAGCAGGAGTTCCTGGACTACGCGCGCAAGGAAGTGGCGGAGATCGAGAACCAGTACCTCGAGGGCCTCATCACCGACGGTGAGCGCTACAACAAGGTCATCGATATCTGGGCGGAGATCACCGAGAAGGTCGCCCAGGAGATGATGCAGCAGATCTCCACCGACGAGGCCACCGGGGACGTGGACGGCAAGCGCATCTCGCGCAAGCAGCCGTCGTTCAACCCCATCTACATCATGGCCGACTCGGGCGCGCGCGGCAGCGCCCAGCAGATCCGTCAGCTGGCCGGTATGCGCGGCCTGATGGCCAAGCCCTCCGGCGAAATCATCGAGACGCCCATCACGGCCAACTTCCGTGAAGGCCTCTCCGTGCTCCAGTACTTCATCTCCACGCACGGCGCCCGCAAGGGCCTGGCGGACACGGCGCTCAAGACGGCCAACTCCGGCTACCTCACCCGCCGTCTCGTCGACGTGGCGCAGGACGCCATCATCAACGAGTACGACTGCGGCACCATGGACGGTCTGTTCATCGGCGCCCTGGTCGAGGGCGGCGAGATCATCGAGCCGCTGGGTGAGCGCATCCTCGGCCGCGTGGCCCTGGACGACATCCTCGACCCCGTGACGGGCGAGGTGCTGGTGCGCGCCAACGAGGAGATCGACGAGGAGCGCGTCCGCCGCATCGAGAACAGCGGCCTGGACCGGGTGAAGATCCGCTCGGTGCTGACCTGCCAGGCCAAGCGCGGCATCTGCGTGGAGTGCTACGGCCGTGACCTGGCGCGTGGCCGCAAGGTGTCCGTCGGCGAGGCCGTGGGCGTCATCGCGGCGCAGTCCATCGGCGAGCCGGGTACCCAGCTCACGATGCGCACCTTCCACATCGGTGGTGCGGCGACGCGGCGCGCGGAGCAGTCCAGCCTGGAGAACCGCTACGCGGGTTCCGTGAAGTTCGCGGGCCTGAACACGGTGCAGAAGGCGGACGGCACGCTGGTGGCCATGAACCGCAACGGCGAGCTCGTCGTCGTCGACGAGTCGGGCCGCGAGCGCGAGCGCTACCAGATCATCTACGGCGCCCGCATCCTGGTGAAGGAACACCAGAAGCTGGAGCCGGGCGTGCTCCTGGCCGAGTGGGACCCGTTCGCGATCCCCCTGCTCACGGAAGTGGGCGGTGTCGTGCGCTACGAGGACATCATCGAAGGCGTGACGATGTCCGAGACGCTGGACGAAGTGACCGGTCTGTCTCGCAAGACGGTCATCGAGTCCAAGGACCCGGAGGCGCGTCCGCGCGTCACCATCCGCGACGCGCAGGGCAACGTGAAGGACCTGCCGTCCTCCCGCAACCAGGCGAGCTACTTCCTGCCCCAGGGCGCGATCATCACCGTGAACGACACGGATGAGATCTCCGCGGGCGAGGTCATCGCCAAGGTGCCGCGCGAGACGACGAAGACCAAGGACATCACGGGCGGTCTGCCCCGCGTGGCCGAACTCTTCGAGGCGCGCAAGCCCAAGGACGCGGCGGCGATCGCGGAGATCGACGGCGTGGTGTCCTTCGGCAAGGACACCAAGGGCAAGCGCAAGCTCATCATCACCCCCGAGGTGAGCGGCGAGCAGCGCGCGGACCTGGCCAAGGAGTACCTGATCTCCAAGGGCAAGAGCATCAACGTCCACTCCGGCGACCGCGTGAAGGCCGGCGAGGCGATGATGGACGGCGCGGCCAACCCGCACGACATCCTCAAGGTGCTGGGCGAGAAGGAACTCGCGCGCTACCTGGTGGACGAAGTGCAGGAGGTCTACCGACTGCAGGGCGTGAAGATCAACGACAAGCACATCGAGACGATCGTCCGGCAGATGCTGCGCCGGGTGCGCGTCACCGACGTGGGCGACACCAACTTCCTGGTCGACGAGCAGGTCGAGAAGTG is a window encoding:
- the nusG gene encoding transcription termination/antitermination protein NusG codes for the protein MAKKWFTVQTYSNYENQAKKNLEEQVRLKGLQDQDLIGEILIPMEQVVEMVNGEKKTTRRKLFPGYIFVQMELSDTTLHLVKNTSKVTGFPGVGQNEQPRPMSDAEVARLTAQVTEGAHKTKPKVQFETSDTVRVIDGPFANFNGTVEEVNPEKGRVRVLVSIFGRATPVELDFMQVEKTTG
- the rplJ gene encoding 50S ribosomal protein L10, whose protein sequence is MLKSEKEVMIKELNEKFARTKSAVVAEFSKVDVETVTKLRRKFREGKVEYKVIKNTLARRAAEGTPLSVISDDFTGPVALCISYDDVVAPAKILMDFIKDMETIKVRSAVVDGRKVDVNGVKALAKLPGLNELRGQLLGMLNQPAGKLVRTIAAPGSQLARVIQANADKSKPE
- the rpoB gene encoding DNA-directed RNA polymerase subunit beta, whose protein sequence is MPTQIQNNFRVRKTFAKIAKIIDIPNLINIQKQSYEKFLQADIAPEKREDLGLQGVFKSVFPIRDFNETSSLEFVSYHLEKPKYDVDECHQRGMTYSAPIKVVVRLVVWDKDEETGAQSIRDVKEQEVYFGEIPLMTQNGTFIINGTERVVVSQLHRSPGAFFDHDKGKSHSSGKLLYNARIIPYRGSWIDFEFDHKDLLYVRIDRRRKLPATVLIRALGAVGDTAKKNPLDFKGSTEEILNYYYATETIYLQSAADFEKSVELELLPGQRATRDIKTKSGDLIVKKNRKFTRAAIKKLEAAKMTKLPIDADELFTKVSAYDVVDENTGEVILECNEEVSQEKVDELLKRDIKEFKVLFIDNLNVGPYLRETLMLDKIESPEQAIMEIYRRLRPGDPPTPETATNLFSNLFFNPERYDLSKVGRLKLNFKFSLEEPLDGQILTKRDILEVIRYLIDLKNGKGTIDDIDHLGNRRVRAVGELLENQYRIGLVRMERAIKERMSLQEIETLMPHDLINAKPVTAVIKEFFGSSQLSQFMDQTNPLSEVTHKRRLSALGPGGLTRERAGFEVRDVHPTHYGRICPIETPEGPNIGLIASLSTYARVNEFGFVETPYRKVDAGSVTADVAFYSALEEEKHTIAQANAETDKKGKFVNALVQSRRSGEFVQVKAEDVDLMDVSPNQLVSVAASLIPFLENDDANRALMGSNMQRQAVPLLRTAAPLVGTGIEAIVARDSGVTCVARRDGIVESVDASRIVVKADSNAALSDVSSEVDIYNLLKYQRSNQNTCLNQKPIIRKGDRVKKGDVIADGPATETGELALGQNIVVAFMPWQGYNFEDSILLSERILKEDVFTSIHIEEFECIARDTKLGKEEITRDIPNVGEEALKDLDESGIIRIGAEVKPGDVLVGKITPKGETQLSPEEKLLRAIFGEKAGDVRDSSLRVPPGVVGTVINAKVFSRKGVEKDERAKQIESMEEAKLLKDQNDEIKVLQDSAYSRLRGLVRGKEVQGKLVDDKGKILLKKGDILNDELLTTVPYKYWGEISVGEPLDARLRDILRSLEDTKEAVKLAFGEKIARIKKGDELPPGVIKMVKVYVAIKRKLAVGDKMAGRHGNKGVVSRVLPEEDMPYLEDGRPVDIVLNPLGVPSRMNIGQILEVHLGWAAKGVGEQLQRYLDENFSGEQLKKQLKTVYDDKAFGDFVDGLSDQEVQDLCRRLKKGIHVATPVFDGARETELHALFDEGRLPRSGQMVLFDGRTGEPFDQNVTVGVMYMLKLHHLVDEKIHARSIGPYSLVTQQPLGGKAQFGGQRLGEMEVWAMEAYGAAYTLQEFLTVKSDDVVGRTRMYEAIVKGDNVLESGLPESFNVLLKELQSLALDVELLESAPPERQRSFGGDFLGGGDGEDRKSGTEA
- the rplA gene encoding 50S ribosomal protein L1; this translates as MATNGKKFRASSELVDRNKRYPVAEGFALLKKTVESRATKYDQTVDVAINLGVDPKHADQMVRGAVVLPHGTGATVRVAVFAKGERATEAANAGADIVGAEDLQKRIEEGFLDFDTVIATPDMMGVVGRLGKVLGPRGLMPNPKVGTVTMDVAKAIRDSKGGKVDFRAEKAGIVHAKMGKASFETAKLEANFNALVDLVMKLKPATAKGVYLQGIAISTTMGPGIKLDTTEILARHR
- the rplK gene encoding 50S ribosomal protein L11, with amino-acid sequence MKKITGQVKLQIPAGKANPAPPIGPALGQQGVNIMEFCKQFNAKTQAEAKEGLIIPVIITVYADRSFTFIMKTPPAAILIKKAAGLHTEKKKGSGAKKPGKEKVGQITRKQLEEIANKKIQDTTAASLEACMNTIAGTARSMGIEVVG
- the secE gene encoding preprotein translocase subunit SecE produces the protein MATATEASQQANRSGIDPKRLVVIFYLVAGIVLALFLEHVFGLLWSRFGWSDVELFEGLGWRVSTLVGYGVALGLVLAAYFHPRTHALSIDVASELMKVTWPTWSETRASTMAVVVASLVAAVLLFCIDTVAYNLMVEWLPALWGKL
- the rpmG gene encoding 50S ribosomal protein L33; its protein translation is MPKGNRSIISLECTTCKERNYTTTKNKRKSQDKLELSKFCPRCRKHTDHKEGKV
- the rplL gene encoding 50S ribosomal protein L7/L12, producing MADLNKIAEDLSSLTILEAAELVKALETKWGVSAAAVAVAAGPAVAAAPVEEKTEFNVVLANAGANKINVIKEIRAITGLGLKEAKDLVEGAPKTVKEGVNKDDAKKIKDQLTAAGATVEVK